In Deinococcus apachensis DSM 19763, the genomic window AGCAAAGGCTCCGGCAAGGGCCTGGGCTTGGCCCGGTCGGGTCTTGTCCAGGGCGACGTACCAGTAGCCATCGGGGGTCTGGCGCTGGGCGAGCACGCCCTCGAAGGTGGGGAGGTCAGTGGCCGCACGGGGGGTAAAGGTGACCTCCTCCCGCTCCCTCCCCTGCTCCTCCCGGCTGCTGGCCGCGCTGCCGATCTCCTCGGGGAGTTTGCCCGTCGCGTCGATGATGAGCTTGCCGCCATAGCCCCAGCCCCGGCTGGAGTGGTCAAGCACGTCAATGGGGCCGCGGGTCGTGAGGGTGTCCCGCCCCGGCACCGCCCTCGCCGCCACCTCGCGCCACACAGCCCCAAAGTCGTTCACCCGCACCCCCTCGTCCACCACGATGATAACTTTGGCGAACATCATCTGACCCAGGCCGAAGAGACCGTTGGCGACCTTGTACGCCTGACCGGGGTAACTCTTCTTAATGCTCACCACGACGAGGTTATGAGCCACCCCGGCAGGGGGCATGTGGTAATCGACGATCTCCGGGAGGATGGTCTGCGCGGCGGGCAGGAAGAGGCGCTCGGAGGCCTCGATCAGGTAGGCGTCCTCCATCAGGGGACGGCCCACGATGGTCGCGGGGTAGACGGGGTGGGGGCGCATCGTGACCACCGTGACGTGGAAGCGCGGGTAGAGGTCGGGCAGGGTATAGAAGCCGGTGTGGTCGCCGAAGGGTCCCTCCACCTCCCAATCCTCCGCCGGGTCCACGTAGCCTTCGAGGACGAACTCGGCATTGGCGGGCACATCGAGATCCACCGTGACGCCCTTCGTCACCGGGTAGCGCTCGCCGCGCAGGTAGCCAGCGACCGCGAACTCGTCCAGGCCGGGGATGGGCGGGAGAGGCGCTGTCGCGGCGTAGATCAGGGCCGGGTCCCCGCCCAGCGCGACGGCGACGGGGAGGCGCTGACCGAGCTTTCGCGCCTTCTCCAGATGCTTCGTCCCCGTCTTGTGCCGCTGCCAGTGCATTCCGGTCACGTTCTTCCCCATGACCTGCATCCGGTACATGCCCATGTTTCGCTCACCCGTCTCGGGGTCGCGGGTGATCACGAGGGGCAGGGTCACGAACGGGCCACCGTCCAGCGGCCAGCACTTCAGGATGGGGAGGCGGGAGAGGTCCACCTCGTCCCCACGCCACACCACCTCCTGCACAGGGGCGGAGCGGACCCGGCGGGGCGGGAGGTGCATCGCGTCCCTCAGCTTGCCGAAGTTGCTCAGCAGGCCCCCCAGCCCGCCACTGCCCTTCAGGTCAATCAGGTGGCGCACCTTCTTCGCCAGATCGTCGAGGTCAGTCACACCCAGGGCGAGGGCCGTCCGCTCGCGGGTACCCATCAGCCCGATGGCGAGCGGGAAATCGCTGCCCTTCACATTCTCGAAGAGCACCGCCGGGCCGCCCTTTTTCACCAGGCGGTCAGCGATCTCGGTAATCTCCAGCTCGCGGTCCACGGGGACGGAGACGCGCACGAGTTCGCCGCGTTCCTCCAGCAGCCGGATGAAGCTCTGGAGGTCAGGCGTGCGCCGGGCCGGGCGGGGGAGGGAAGCCATGCGGCGAGTCTAGGGGCCGGAGGGCGGGGCAACCGTACCCGGAGCGGCGGGTCACTTCCCGGCCTGTTACCCTGCCCCCATGACCTCCACGCCAATAGAACGGATGCGCGGCGCGCTGGGCAGCACTTCCCTGGACGGCTGGCTGCTCTACGACTTCCAGGGCCTCAACCCGCATGCCCGTACGGTGCTGGGGCTCCCCGCGGGCGCCCACCTCACCCGCCGCTTTTTCGTGTGGGTGCCGCGCGAGGGTCAGGCCACGCTGCTGCACAATCATATCGAGGGCGGAACGTGGCGAACGCTGTCGGCGGGGTGGGACGTAACCCGCCGCGCCTTCGGGTCGCACGCCGAGCTGGACGCAGCGCTGCGAGAGGTGGTCGCCGGGAAGACGGTGGCAATGGAATACAGCCCCCACGGGGCGGTGCCCTACGTGAGCCGGGTGGATGCCGGGACGCTGGAACGGGTGCGCGCGGCGGGCGCCGAGGTGGTGAGCAGCGCCGACCTCCTCCAGTCGTTCCTGGTGTGGTCGCCCGACGACCTGGCCGCCCACCGCCGGGCCGCCGCCGTCCTGATGCGCGCGAAGGACGACGCCTTCCGCCTAATGCACGAGCGGCTGCAGGCGAGCGAGAGCGTCACCGAACTGGAAGTCCAAGACGTGATCGAACGGGCCATCCGGGAGGCGGGTATGGCGAGCGGCCACCCGGTCAACGTGAGTTTCGGGGCCAACGCCGCCGACCCCCACTACGAGCCGGGGGGCGAGAAGAACGCCGCCTTGAAGCCGGGCGAGTGCGTCCTGATCGACCTGTGGGCACAGGAGCCGGGCTGCCCCTTCGCGGACGTGACCTGGGTGGGACACGCGGGCGAGCCCGGCGCCGAGTACCTGGATGCCTGGGAGGCGGTGCGCGGGGCGCGGGACGTGGCGCTGGCCCTGCTGCGCGAGCGGCAGGCGGCGGAAGGCTGGGGCCGGTTGCAAGGGTGGGAACTCGACCGGGCTGCGCGAGACGCGATGGGGCCGGAGTGGGAACCCTTTTTCCTGCACCGCACCGGGCACGACCTGGGGGTGCAGATTCACGGCTCGGGCGCCAACCTCGACGATTACGAGACGCACGACACCCGGACCCTCACGCCCGGGCTGGCGGTGACGGTGGAACCCGGCACCTATCCCCGGCAGCAGGGCTTTGGCATCCGCAGCGAGGTCAATGTCTTCCTGGCACCGGCAGGACCGGAGGTCACCACCGACCTCCAGCGCCACCCCTTCGTGCTGGGAACCGGCGAGTGGGAGGCGGTGCGGGCGGCCGGGTACGGGGAGTAGGCAGGCGGGAGCCCCACCCACCTCTCCTTCCTCAAGCCTGCCTCAACCCCGTCGCCCGGTAGTCTGGGGGCATGGCGAACCTCAGCTCCTCGACGATCATGCTTACGGGGGCGGGCGGCGCGCTGGCGACCGCCGTCGCTCAGGAATTGGAGGACGCGGGCGCGCAGCTCGTGCTCGTGGGGCGCGGCGAGGCCCTGGAGCGCGCTGCCGACCGCTTTCCCGCGACCGAGGTGCTCGACCTCGACCTGCGGGACCCGGCCAGCGTGGAAGCCCTGCGCCGGGTGAAGGTGGACGCCCTCGTGCACGCGGTTGGGGCCTTCACGATGCAGGACGTGCAGAAGGCGACGGAGGAGGACCTGCGCGCGATGTTCGACACGAACATGCTGACCCTCTTCCATGCCGTGCAGGGCGTACTGCCGCACATGCTGCGGCAGAAAGACGGGCTGGTCATGGGCGTGAGCGCCGGGCAGGCCGCCCGGATGAGTGGCCCCAAGGCCGCGCTCTACACCGCCAGCAAGGCCGCCGTCGCCGCCTACGTCCTGAGCCTGCACGACGAACTCAAGAGCCGGGGCGTGCGCGGCTGCGTACTGTACCCGATGGGCGCCATCGACACGCCGAAAAACCGCGAGGCAGGCATGGACTGGGATGACCTGATCGACCCGCGCGGCCTTGCCAAGAGTGTCGCACACGCCCTGACTCGTCCTGACCGGGCGCACGTGACGGAGCTGAAGATTTACCCGGACGCCTGACCTTTCTTGGCCCGCGCCCTCCCGGATTGTCAATCCCAGGAGGGCGCTCCTTCATGCTGGTTTAATCGTTGCCCCCAACCTGATCCTCCACTGATCCGATCCAGAGGACGCCGCATAGAGGCGGGGTGAAGCGACGCTGAGGAGGCCACGGCGCCCCCGCGTGACAGGACCGTACGTGCGGCCCTGAAGCTTTCACCTGTCCGCTCCGCCCCTTCCTTCTCGTTTTCGGAGGTTCCACGCATGAGCAACGACACGCAGGGCATGAGCACCCGCCGCAAGTTCCTGGGCATGGCTGGCATGATGGGAGCAGGCGCCGTCCTGTCCGGCTGCACGAACGTGATCGCCGCACCGTCCAGCCAGGACAACGGCCTCGACGCCGCCATCTTCAACTTCGCGCTGAACCTGGAATACCTAGAGGCCGCCTTCTACCTGGCCGCGGTCGGGCGCCTAGGCGAACTGACGGCTGCGGGCGGCGACGCGAGCAAAGTCATCCTTCCGGCGGGCTTTAGCGGCATGGACAACGTGGGCGTGCCCAACATGTCGCGCGATGTGCGGGACCTGGCCCAGGAGATCGCCGACGACGAGTTGGCGCACGTCAAGGTGATCCGTGCCGTATTGAAGAGTGCCGCTGTGCCCCAGCCCACCCTGGACCTCAGCAACTCGTTCGTCGCGGCGGGCAAAGCCGCCTCGGATAACGCAATCACCAACTTCAACCCCTTCGCCAACGAGCTGTTCTTCCTGCATGGCGCGTTCGTCTTCGAGGACGTGGGCGTCACGGCCTACAAGGGCGCTGCGCGTTTCATTGATGACCAGAACCCGGGCGGCAACCTGGAGAACGCGGCGGGCATCCTAGCGGTCGAGGCGTACCACGCCGGGGCGATTCGCCACGAGCTGTACCGTCGACGGAACGATCCGGCAGCGGCAGGCCTGAATGTCGGCGAGGTTGTGCAGAAGATCAGCAACCTGCGCGACTCGGTGGACGGCAACACCGACGACGATCAGGGCATTGTGTCCACTTTGCAGACAGGCGCTCCCTACATCCGGGCCAGCGCCTCGAATATCATCGCGGCCGATGTGAACGCCATCGCGTTCAGCCGCACCCCCCGCCAGGTGGGCAATATCGTGTTCCTCGCGGCTGGGGCGACCAAGGGCGGTTTCTTCCCGAACGGCCTGAGCGACGACGGTAATCTGGGCAAGCTGCTCGCCCTCTAATTTCTCCTCACCGCAAACACGCGCCGGATATTGGCTCCGGCGCGTGTTCTGTGCCGTCCTATCCCCCCGCCACCCGCAGCAACTCCTCCAGCCCCCCCGCGAAGCCGTCCTCCAGCCGGGGCCATTCGGGGGGGAAGGGCTGGGTGCGGGTCACGTCGTTCGGCACCACGACCACCCGGCAGCCCGCGGCGACGGCGGCAGTGGCCCCGTTGAGGCTGTCCTCGACGGCCAGGCATTCCTCCGCGCGCAGTTCCAGGCGCTCGGCGGCCAGGGCGTAGAGTTCGGGGTCCGGTTTGACCCGCCGCACGTCATCCCGGGTGGCGAGGACCTCGAACAAGTCGAGGAGACGGTGCTGCTCCATCCAGCGCGTGACCCAGGTGCGGTCGCTGCTCGTGGCGAGGGCGAGGCGCAGCCCAGCACGGCGCACCCCCTCCAGCACCGCGCGGACGCCGGGCCGCAGGTCCTGCTCGGCAATGTCGGCCATGATGCGCTCGTGCAGCCCGGCATGCACCTGCTCACGGTCGGCCCGGACGTGATCCGGCAACCCCGCCCAGGGGTCGAAGGCGTCCCAGGTCCCCACGCCCCGCTGCCAGTCACTGAGCGCGAGTTCGCGCCCGTGGGTGCGGTACAGCTCCTGCCAGTGCCAGAACTCGCGGGTCTCGGTGTCGAGGATGGTGCCGTCGAAATCGAAGATCAGGGCGCGCAGGGGGACGGGAGGAGTCATGGGGGCAGTGTAGGGTGCCCCCGGCCTCATCCTCACTTTAGGTGGACGTTTGCCCGCAGCCCAGCCATTACTCTGGACCGAATGGTCGACTGGGTACAGAACTTGATGGACAGCCTGGGCTACCTGGGCATCCTGCTGCTGATGATCGTGGAAAACCTCTTTCCCCCGATTCCCAGCGAGCTGATCATGCCCTCGGCGGGCTTTGCGGCGGCGCGGGGGGACATGAACATCCTCATCGTGATCGCCGTGGGCACACTGGGGAGTGTTGTGGGCACGCTGCCCCTGTACTACATCGGGCGGGCGTTCGGCGAGGAGCGGCTGGTGAAGTGGGCCGACCGGCACGGCAAATGGCTCACCCTCAGCGGCAAGGACATCCGCAAGGCTGACGACTGGTTCGACCGCCACGGCACCAAGGCGGTGCTGTTCGGCCGCATGGTGCCCGGCATCCGCAGCCTGCTCAGCCTCCCGGCGGGCATGAGCGAGATGCCCATGCCCAAGTTCCTGCTGTACAGCGCCATCGGCTCGGGTTTGTGGGCGAGCGCCCTGGCCGGGGCGGGCTACCTGCTGGGCGAGAACTACGATCAGGTCGAGCAGTACGTCGGCCCCGCCTCCAAAATCATCCTGGGGGTGGTCGTCGTCGCGGCGGTGCTGTGGTTCCTGAAGCGCAAGCGGGAGCAGGGGGCGAAGGCGTAAACGGGCAGGACAGCGGGGAGGCCAGGTGGTCTCCCTTTTTCAACAGATGAGCTTCACCCGGAGCGTGTGGGGTTCGGCGCCCCTATTCGTTCTCGACCGAGCGCACGCTCTCGTGGGCGCCGCGCGAGCTGTAAAAGGCCTTGCGGACGCCCTGCACGACCGGAGAGAGCCGGGTGCGGGCCTCGTCCTCGGGCAGGCTGGCCGAAACGCCGCAGGCCACGACACGCGAGTACGGCACGTACAGCCAGGGCAAGGTGCTGCCCTCCCCGAACCGCGCGTTCTGGAGCATGACGCCATCCACATCGGAGGTCTGGGCCAGCAGGGAGACTTCGTCCGCCGCCACCTGAGTGGGGGTGCCCGTCACCTGCAAGCCGCCCTCAAGGATCAACACGACTTCGTCCATACTGCGCCCACTGTAGGGGAGGATGCGTGGTCCCGGGACAGGCCAGAGGAGGACCACAGCCTTAACCCTTGCCCCATCACGCCCTAAAACGCCCCTTCCTCGAACACCCGCCGAATCTCCGCCACGCTCCGCCCCAGGCTGAGCAGCACGAGGAGCAGCACCCGCGCCTTGTGCGCGTTGAGGAAGCTGGCGGGAATCGCCCCGACCGCCACCAACGTCGCGCCCCCACCCGGGTAGCCGTAGACGGGGAGGACTGGCCCTGCGTGGGTGCGGGTGGCGATCACGACGGGCCTGCCCTTCCCGGCGCTGCGGGCGACCAGGGGCAGCAGCTCGGCGGGGAGGTTACCCGTGCCCAGCGCAGCAATCACCAGCCCGTCCGACCGGGCGTCCGCCTCGGCGTAGCCCTCGCCCTGCCAGCCTGCGTAGGCGTAGAGGATTTCGACATGGGCTCCCACGTGGGAGGGCCGGTACACGGGCCGTGTCTCGGGCATGGCGAAGTACCGGACCTGTGCCCCCTCCCCCGTGCGGTCGATCCGGCCGATGGGACCCGGGTAGCCGCCGAAGGCGTCCACCGCCGTCGTGTGGACCTTCGTCACGGTGCGCGCGTCGAAGATGTCGCCGCCGAAGACGACGAGCGGCCCGCGCCCCCGCGACTGAAGGTCCAGGGCCACGTACGCCGCGTCGAGCAGGTTGCCCGGCCCGTCCCACGACACCTCCTCGGCGTGCCGCATGCTGCCCGTCAGGACGACGGGCGTGCGGGTGGCGAGGGTGAGGTGGAGGAAGAAGGCCGTCTCCTCCAGCGTGTCGGTCCCGTGGGTAACGACCACCCCGTCGTGTTCGGGGGCCAGGCGCTCGATCAGGTGCGCGAGCGCCAGCATGTGCGCCGGGGTGACATGCGGGCTGGGCAGGCGGAAGGGCTGGTGGTCGCTGACCTTCACCCCCGGCAGGCCTGGAACGCTGGGCGGCGACTGCGGGGTCACGCCCTGCCCGTGCGGGTCGGGGCGGCTGGCGATGGTGCCACCCGTGTGGATGACCGCGAGGCGCTTCACAGGGCGGGGTTCAAGCGTGCGCCGCCTCGATCAGGGCCTGCGCGCCCTGCCCCAGCATGTCGCCCGCCAGCTCGGCCCCCAGATCGGCGCACTCGGCGGGGTCACCGGAGGTCGTGCCGCGGATGACCTGGCTGCCGTCAAGGGCTCCCACCCAGCCCTCCAGGGTGAGGATGCCACCCTTCACGCTCGCGTGGGCCCCCACCGGGGCCATGCAGCCCGCCCCCAGCCCCGCCAGGAACTCGCGCTCGGCGGTGATGCGGTCGTCGGTGCCGTGGTCGTGGATCGCGTAGGTGACCTCAATGTTCAGGTCGTCGTCGGCGCGGGTCTCCAGGGCCAGCGCTCCCTGGCCGGGTGCGGGGAGTAGGATGTCCGGCTCGATAAACTCGTCAATGCGGTGGCGCATCTCGGTGCGGATCAGGCCCGCCGCCGCCAGGATGATCGCGTCGTAATCGGGCGTGCCGATGGCCGCTAGGCGCGTGTCGATGTTGCCCCGCAGGTCAATAATCTCCAGGTCCGGGCGGTAGGCGCGCAGGAACGCCTTGCGCCGCACGCTGCTCGTGCCCACCCGGGCGCCGGGGGGCAGGTCGGCCAGACGCTTCATGCCCTCCTTGCCGATCAGCACGTCGCGGGCATCCACCCGCTTGGGGATGGACGAGATTTCCAGGCCCGCGGGCTGCTCGGTGGGCAGGTCCTTGAGGGAATGCACCGCGATGTCGATCCGCTTCTCCAGCAAGGCGTCCTCGATCTCCTTGACCCAGAACCCCTTGTCGCCCTTCTGGGCCATCGACTCCAGACTCGCGCGGTTG contains:
- a CDS encoding asparaginase; protein product: MKRLAVIHTGGTIASRPDPHGQGVTPQSPPSVPGLPGVKVSDHQPFRLPSPHVTPAHMLALAHLIERLAPEHDGVVVTHGTDTLEETAFFLHLTLATRTPVVLTGSMRHAEEVSWDGPGNLLDAAYVALDLQSRGRGPLVVFGGDIFDARTVTKVHTTAVDAFGGYPGPIGRIDRTGEGAQVRYFAMPETRPVYRPSHVGAHVEILYAYAGWQGEGYAEADARSDGLVIAALGTGNLPAELLPLVARSAGKGRPVVIATRTHAGPVLPVYGYPGGGATLVAVGAIPASFLNAHKARVLLLVLLSLGRSVAEIRRVFEEGAF
- a CDS encoding SDR family oxidoreductase codes for the protein MANLSSSTIMLTGAGGALATAVAQELEDAGAQLVLVGRGEALERAADRFPATEVLDLDLRDPASVEALRRVKVDALVHAVGAFTMQDVQKATEEDLRAMFDTNMLTLFHAVQGVLPHMLRQKDGLVMGVSAGQAARMSGPKAALYTASKAAVAAYVLSLHDELKSRGVRGCVLYPMGAIDTPKNREAGMDWDDLIDPRGLAKSVAHALTRPDRAHVTELKIYPDA
- the hemC gene encoding hydroxymethylbilane synthase, with the protein product MRTVTVGTRGSTLALAQTRWVVARLKEEWPDTDFRIQTISTKGDRNRASLESMAQKGDKGFWVKEIEDALLEKRIDIAVHSLKDLPTEQPAGLEISSIPKRVDARDVLIGKEGMKRLADLPPGARVGTSSVRRKAFLRAYRPDLEIIDLRGNIDTRLAAIGTPDYDAIILAAAGLIRTEMRHRIDEFIEPDILLPAPGQGALALETRADDDLNIEVTYAIHDHGTDDRITAEREFLAGLGAGCMAPVGAHASVKGGILTLEGWVGALDGSQVIRGTTSGDPAECADLGAELAGDMLGQGAQALIEAAHA
- a CDS encoding ferritin-like domain-containing protein, which encodes MSNDTQGMSTRRKFLGMAGMMGAGAVLSGCTNVIAAPSSQDNGLDAAIFNFALNLEYLEAAFYLAAVGRLGELTAAGGDASKVILPAGFSGMDNVGVPNMSRDVRDLAQEIADDELAHVKVIRAVLKSAAVPQPTLDLSNSFVAAGKAASDNAITNFNPFANELFFLHGAFVFEDVGVTAYKGAARFIDDQNPGGNLENAAGILAVEAYHAGAIRHELYRRRNDPAAAGLNVGEVVQKISNLRDSVDGNTDDDQGIVSTLQTGAPYIRASASNIIAADVNAIAFSRTPRQVGNIVFLAAGATKGGFFPNGLSDDGNLGKLLAL
- a CDS encoding HAD family hydrolase; the protein is MTPPVPLRALIFDFDGTILDTETREFWHWQELYRTHGRELALSDWQRGVGTWDAFDPWAGLPDHVRADREQVHAGLHERIMADIAEQDLRPGVRAVLEGVRRAGLRLALATSSDRTWVTRWMEQHRLLDLFEVLATRDDVRRVKPDPELYALAAERLELRAEECLAVEDSLNGATAAVAAGCRVVVVPNDVTRTQPFPPEWPRLEDGFAGGLEELLRVAGG
- a CDS encoding M24 family metallopeptidase, with the translated sequence MTSTPIERMRGALGSTSLDGWLLYDFQGLNPHARTVLGLPAGAHLTRRFFVWVPREGQATLLHNHIEGGTWRTLSAGWDVTRRAFGSHAELDAALREVVAGKTVAMEYSPHGAVPYVSRVDAGTLERVRAAGAEVVSSADLLQSFLVWSPDDLAAHRRAAAVLMRAKDDAFRLMHERLQASESVTELEVQDVIERAIREAGMASGHPVNVSFGANAADPHYEPGGEKNAALKPGECVLIDLWAQEPGCPFADVTWVGHAGEPGAEYLDAWEAVRGARDVALALLRERQAAEGWGRLQGWELDRAARDAMGPEWEPFFLHRTGHDLGVQIHGSGANLDDYETHDTRTLTPGLAVTVEPGTYPRQQGFGIRSEVNVFLAPAGPEVTTDLQRHPFVLGTGEWEAVRAAGYGE
- a CDS encoding DedA family protein, with protein sequence MVDWVQNLMDSLGYLGILLLMIVENLFPPIPSELIMPSAGFAAARGDMNILIVIAVGTLGSVVGTLPLYYIGRAFGEERLVKWADRHGKWLTLSGKDIRKADDWFDRHGTKAVLFGRMVPGIRSLLSLPAGMSEMPMPKFLLYSAIGSGLWASALAGAGYLLGENYDQVEQYVGPASKIILGVVVVAAVLWFLKRKREQGAKA
- a CDS encoding menaquinone biosynthesis decarboxylase encodes the protein MASLPRPARRTPDLQSFIRLLEERGELVRVSVPVDRELEITEIADRLVKKGGPAVLFENVKGSDFPLAIGLMGTRERTALALGVTDLDDLAKKVRHLIDLKGSGGLGGLLSNFGKLRDAMHLPPRRVRSAPVQEVVWRGDEVDLSRLPILKCWPLDGGPFVTLPLVITRDPETGERNMGMYRMQVMGKNVTGMHWQRHKTGTKHLEKARKLGQRLPVAVALGGDPALIYAATAPLPPIPGLDEFAVAGYLRGERYPVTKGVTVDLDVPANAEFVLEGYVDPAEDWEVEGPFGDHTGFYTLPDLYPRFHVTVVTMRPHPVYPATIVGRPLMEDAYLIEASERLFLPAAQTILPEIVDYHMPPAGVAHNLVVVSIKKSYPGQAYKVANGLFGLGQMMFAKVIIVVDEGVRVNDFGAVWREVAARAVPGRDTLTTRGPIDVLDHSSRGWGYGGKLIIDATGKLPEEIGSAASSREEQGREREEVTFTPRAATDLPTFEGVLAQRQTPDGYWYVALDKTRPGQAQALAGAFAAHPAASGIRHLLIADEQTDVGNVQDIWWTILNNIDPERDVWALSTGSGELLAWDGSRKLPEEGFVREWPPKIEMTPGMRRQVEARWHLYGLPEKWR